GAGGCCGGCGGCGAATGCGGGAATAAAACGGCGCCTTGATGCGCCAGAGGGTCATGATTGGTTATACATTTTTTCATGGTAAAACGGCGCGAGCGCCGCGAACAGCGCCAACTCAAATGCCTGTTGGCGATTCAAAAAACCGCGGCTGAGGACGCCGAATGCGCCGTCGTTGTTGCGCACATCCTTGCGGCCCGCAAACCGGTCGATGACTTTCGCCAAATCTTCTTTCTGTTCGATCACGGCATGCGCCACGGCCGCCGGCACCGGCATGCTCATCGAACTGCCGAAATGGCCCATGCCCTCGCGCTCCACGAACGCCCAGCTTTGCAAATGCACGCGCTCTATGCGCACCGTGCTCAGAATGAACAGCCCGCCCTCCAGGCCGATGGCAAAATCGACCGGGCCGTACTCACTTTCCACCAACGCACGCGCGGCTTCCGCACGATTGCGCGCGCCGCGCCGAATTTCGTGAATCGAGAGCGGCATGCTCGGCACCCCGCTTTCCACTTCTCGCGCGATATAATTGATTTGCTTCGGCTGGCGGCCGAGAAACGGAGCCACCTGGCTCATCACTGTGCGCACGGCCTCGACTTTCGGCGGCCGCAGCGATCCGATCGCCACCCGCAATGCCCCGTCATTCATAATTCAACCCGCTGCAATAATTTTTTAAATTCATCCTCTGCCTGCGTCACAAGCCCGGCGCGGTCGAGCTGGGCGATTTCTCCATTCTCATAACACACGCGGCCTTCCACCATTGTCAGGCGCACATCGCCGGCGCTGG
This portion of the Cytophagia bacterium CHB2 genome encodes:
- a CDS encoding DUF84 family protein codes for the protein MNDGALRVAIGSLRPPKVEAVRTVMSQVAPFLGRQPKQINYIAREVESGVPSMPLSIHEIRRGARNRAEAARALVESEYGPVDFAIGLEGGLFILSTVRIERVHLQSWAFVEREGMGHFGSSMSMPVPAAVAHAVIEQKEDLAKVIDRFAGRKDVRNNDGAFGVLSRGFLNRQQAFELALFAALAPFYHEKMYNQS